Within the Vanacampus margaritifer isolate UIUO_Vmar chromosome 8, RoL_Vmar_1.0, whole genome shotgun sequence genome, the region TATGTAGGAATGCAAGAGAAGtaattttctaacatttttatatcaaattctaagtattataaataaatcagtTCAGTTATTCAGCCCCTTTCACGCATAAACGTTAGCATTGCTAACAATTTGCTGATCTCAGATATTGAGAAGTTTCTGTGGACAACATCCattgcagataaaaaaaaagaaaaaaagaaaaaaaagaaaaaaaagaaggcagtctatttaatattgtatttgtataatatgaattaagcagcaaaatccacccatttttatccatctcagggggcgccTATTTTATCACATTCTGTAACATtcacaaaatgacatcacagttgctcaggtaacaaccaaccaAGGCTCAGCTTgccaatgtcacatgaccaaactcagaaaacaggtgagccatgattggtcgttaccaactgtgaccaactgtgatgtcattttcaggcaacAGCAactagcaaaatggccgccctcttgagaaaaacgggtggattttaatgttaagaatttttttgacttgacttccccgtTAAAATCAAATAAGTAATATGTCGCATTTCATTGGACTGCATAGTGACATCATGTCAAGCAGGGAGGATGGTGGAGAACGGGGATCACATGTAAAGTCTATACAGGAAGTCCAGAATCCCAACCTCTAGAAACGTGAGGCAGATATGCTAACCACTCGATCACTCTACATTAGAAGCTTAACATATCAGAAGCAGCTCAGGTAATATGTTCAGTTGAATAAAATCGCCTATTGACTGCAAGTGTTTTACAGTACCTTTCTTTAGATGTTCAGCTGCTGCCAGAGCCTCATGCAGAGTCACCCCAGCAGCCACCACAGTCACCTGATCATCTTTGTTCTGGTACACAACCTGGAAAAATGGGAGCATGCATGCACTATTTTGCAGTAAACTCATAAAACAGGCACATCAGTGTCAGTAGAGAAATTCCAACCTTAGCCTGTCCAACATGGAAATCTTCATTGCTGTTGTAGATGATGGCATTGTCTTGACGGCTGGTTCGGATATAGCAAACACCCTTTGGGAAGCATAACAGAAGGAcagacaaataaatatgtttccTCCACGAAACACAATTTTCACGCTCGTTTTACTTTTGTGGATGCAGCCAGTTCCACAGCCTTCTCTGTAGACACTCCATCACAAGGATAAAAGATGGTTGTCCTGGGGAGTGCCCTGAACATGGCCATGTCCTCCAATCCCATCAAGGAGGGCCCCTCCTCTCCTGTAATACACGCATTTCGCTCTGTGATAATTGTTTGAATATGGCAGACGATCCTTACGCGTCAAAATCTGGGCAGGTGAGAAGATGCATGCAGGAGGCATATTGGACGTGGCGTGCATGAGGTGTACCTGCGCTAAAAGAGGAACACATGGTTCCTTGCAGACGGCTTCCAGGGCagacaggaaggaaggaaaagggGAGGAGTGAGGACTAGTGGGGCATTGGTGAGGAAAAGACAGGGTTAGAGGACAAAGGAGAAAACTACAAGAACTGTactcacgcacacaaaaaaacaacaggagCGGGGGTGCTCAGTGTGAAGGAAATAAATGTTCATGAGGGTTATTTTCTTTGAGGTTGGTAGTTGTGACTAACCAGTGGACAGGCCGCAGTGGGAGCCACATAGATTGACGTTGCTCTCTAATATGGCCGCCATGCGGAGCTGGTCGTAGGCGCGTGTGAAAAAGGATGCCAGGGTGCTGGCAAACACAACGTTCCTTTCACGGGCGGTACATCCCATGGCAACACTGACCTGGAAAAGGAGCATTTACATTTCTTAGCACCTATACAACAAGATAGGATATGTAACTTAGAGGCAAGTACAACGGAAACGTGGCTCACGAACTGAAGAAATTTctcacattaaaatgaatggaaatataaTTGATCCATTCCAGCCCCAGAACCAAGTTAGGTTTACCTTGTTTTTATTGgatatagtaaaaaaaagtgatagtTTGACTTATTTAATGGTTAATAGTATTGAAACAGTTGAtatcatatttattattgtgacaTTTCTGGTCATGAACAATTTGAATTTGCATATTAGCTAAATAGTTAGTTTCACTCAAAAATACtgcaaatatgtaaatatgtatataaatatgttttttttccccaaacatgacgaaatattttctcaacatgaaCCACATTTACAAACGGCACCTTAATAACGGACACTGCAGTCACTGCAAGGCAGAAGAACCGTGTGATTAGCCAATCAGTGATGAtaacccaaaaatgtaattaagtttcattaaatcaaattcagcgttattggccaagtatgtaaaaacacacaaggaatttgtcttagCCACAAGCAAATTAGCGCCTcgagctatttaaaaaaaaaaaaaacatgagaaagGAGGGATAAAAATGATTAGATTAGAGTTTTTATCagatacaaatttttattagtGATAATTGAATGGTTACTATCCGTATCCTTACTGGATCTGCCCTTCAACTTTTGACTTCCCACAAGCCAAATGGCTGCACCCTCCCCACTAATTAATATTTCACTTGCCGTGACTGCTTACCATCATACAAATGCCTGACCTAGATTGGAGTCATCTGCAGTTAAGAGACACAACAGCGCCGACATTTAAATTGCTGTTCTTCCTAAATGATCAATCTCATCATAATATTAATAAGCTCATAATAACAGTGTCTCATCACCGGTGGCCATAATAAAGCAAATGGGTCATGTCTTTACCTATCCTTACATAATGGGCTGGGCTGGCAACTCATATATAATTTATAACCACATATGACCAGCTGTCAAATCTATAATCAGAGATgattcacacacaaaagagtAACAAAAGAGAACTCAGTTAACGTAAGTGGTTCTTCACTAGGAGGCAATAGAATCGAATTATTTCTCCAAGCCAGTAGACCAGACAGTccataataaataacaataatgaaacacgcacaacaaaatacaatgaaaGTTTACGACCATTTCAGTGACAaccaaaaattaattaaaaacaagaatCTGTGTCTTGGTTTCTGACAACCAAGCATCTTAGCGGTGGAAGTTCCTGAGACATCCTACCATATTCTGCTGTGCAATGTAGCACTCCACAAAGCGATTGGGATGCTCATTCTTGAAGATCTCCGAGTAGGTGAGGTTGTTTGTGTCTCCATCAAGAGCCACGACGCGTTCGTTGTAGCGGGCCAACTTGGTGATCGCCATCCCATAGGCCTTGCGCGTGGCAATCTGTGACAGAAAATGGCGATATTACACACGTCTGCCTCTGTGGTGACCGGAGATGCGTGAAATGCTATCCACGGGTGAGCAACCTTTTCTCCAGGCTTGTAAGTGGGTGCGCTGGCCATACGGATGTTCCTCAGGCTCACTGGAGGTGAGTCTTCTACGGGAGTAGGGGGGTACAGGTGCTTGCTGGTGCTCATAATCCGACTCTGCAGATCCTTCATGACCATCTCGGCCATGTCTTTCGGCAGAGTTTTGGAGTGCCAGCCCATCTTATCTTCCGCAGCTTAAAAAGCCATTAACCATACATCATCGCGTTAGATGTTACACACAGCATTATTTGATCTTTTCATTGACTGATAAATACCTGGAATGCCTTTGCCCTTGGTGGTTTTGGCAATGATAGCGGTGGGCTGATGGCGTGGCTGGCTCAGAGCCTTGCACAGTTCCTCCACACTGTGTCCATCCACAATGATGGCATGCCAGCTGTatacacattacacacacaaatagcacTTCAAAAGAAGAATTTGGTTATCCAAAACATACTAACATTTGCCAGGGacaaataatcataattttgaTCCGCCACTAAAAGACTcatgcattatttttcttgaaaactatttttttttaaatacatagcttatttacttttaatttaaataatgcgGTAATATTTGGCTCATACCCCATCCCATAACAATCTTTTCTGTAACGcgtttaaataatttttgcttGATGCTGCT harbors:
- the tkta gene encoding transketolase, giving the protein MEDYHKPDQQTVQALRNIANRLRINSIKATTAAGTGHPTSCCSVSEIMSVLFFHTMKYRPEDPRNFHSDRFLMSKAQSAPALYSMWVETGFLKESEFLSICQVDSSLEGHLIPKQQFVNVTTGYLGQGLGVACGMAYTGKYFDKASYRVYCLLGDGEMSEGSVWEAMSFASYYQLDNLVAIMEINRLSQSDSAPLQHHAEKYQRRCEAFGWHAIIVDGHSVEELCKALSQPRHQPTAIIAKTTKGKGIPAAEDKMGWHSKTLPKDMAEMVMKDLQSRIMSTSKHLYPPTPVEDSPPVSLRNIRMASAPTYKPGEKIATRKAYGMAITKLARYNERVVALDGDTNNLTYSEIFKNEHPNRFVECYIAQQNMVSVAMGCTARERNVVFASTLASFFTRAYDQLRMAAILESNVNLCGSHCGLSTGEEGPSLMGLEDMAMFRALPRTTIFYPCDGVSTEKAVELAASTKGVCYIRTSRQDNAIIYNSNEDFHVGQAKVVYQNKDDQVTVVAAGVTLHEALAAAEHLKKERIYVRVIDPFTIKPLDAKTIIDHTRATRGRILTVEDHYYEGGLGEAVCSAVVNETGFNLHRLAVSHVPHSGKPQELLKIYGIDRDAIAQAVRKMLSSSTNAK